In Clostridia bacterium, a single window of DNA contains:
- the pyrB gene encoding aspartate carbamoyltransferase, which translates to MRHLVDFNDLSLAEWDILFDTARDIMENPSKYMKSCEGRIMATLFFEPSTRTMFSFQSAMLRLGGQIIGFSEPKNSSVSKGEVLKDTIKVISGYADIITIRHPLEGAAFAAAMECENTALINAGDGGHLHPTQTLTDLTTIRMEKGRTNDLTIGMCGDLINGRTVHSLIKAMSHFKNIKFYFISPSNLKVPPRLLSMLARKGYEYTETESLEDAIPHLDILYMTRIQRERFTSEDEYNKSKGVYILNREKLASAKSDMLVMHPLPRVDEISHDVDDDERAVYFKQARYGMYIRMALIYHMLNSPTENVRLPALIDTDARCDNPRCITNHEHYLPPMFARVKSHPDIRYCLYCEKQYKTK; encoded by the coding sequence ATACGTCATCTTGTTGATTTCAATGATTTAAGCCTTGCAGAATGGGATATTCTTTTCGACACGGCGCGCGACATTATGGAAAACCCCTCTAAATACATGAAAAGCTGTGAGGGGCGCATAATGGCCACGCTTTTTTTTGAGCCCTCCACAAGGACGATGTTTTCCTTTCAGTCGGCCATGCTTCGTCTCGGCGGACAGATCATAGGCTTTTCCGAGCCGAAAAACTCCTCCGTTTCCAAGGGCGAAGTATTAAAGGACACGATAAAGGTCATATCGGGCTACGCCGATATAATAACGATACGCCATCCGCTCGAAGGCGCAGCCTTTGCGGCAGCTATGGAATGCGAAAACACCGCGCTCATAAATGCAGGCGACGGCGGTCATCTTCACCCCACTCAGACTTTGACAGACCTTACTACCATACGCATGGAAAAGGGACGCACAAACGACCTCACGATAGGCATGTGCGGCGACCTTATAAACGGGCGCACCGTACATTCGCTTATAAAAGCGATGTCTCATTTCAAGAATATCAAGTTCTACTTTATTTCACCCTCAAATCTTAAGGTCCCTCCCCGCCTGCTCTCAATGCTTGCAAGGAAAGGCTATGAGTACACGGAGACGGAAAGCCTGGAAGACGCCATACCTCATCTTGATATCCTTTATATGACGCGCATACAGCGTGAAAGGTTCACAAGCGAGGATGAATACAATAAATCAAAAGGCGTTTACATATTGAACCGCGAAAAGCTTGCCTCTGCCAAGTCGGACATGCTTGTTATGCACCCGCTTCCGCGGGTGGACGAGATATCTCACGACGTTGACGACGACGAACGCGCCGTATATTTCAAGCAGGCGCGCTACGGCATGTATATACGCATGGCGCTTATATATCACATGCTCAACTCTCCGACAGAAAACGTACGTCTGCCCGCGCTTATAGATACAGACGCGCGCTGCGACAACCCTCGCTGCATAACGAATCACGAGCATTATCTTCCGCCCATGTTCGCGCGCGTAAAAAGCCATCCGGACATACGTTACTGCCTGTACTGTGAAAAGCAATATAAAACTAAGTAG
- a CDS encoding NAD(P)H-dependent oxidoreductase, which translates to MHILFADACVREESRTRRLALHLIKQLGGSVDHVRLADESIAPLDEKRLRERENALLRKDFGHCVLKYAVEFAAADVIVMAAPYWDLSFPAIMKTYIENICAAGVTFDYEDDGALRGLCRARRLVYVTTAGGRGLPDAFGFGYIDALCRSYFGINETKCICAEGLDITGANIDAILETAKADIDEYVKIFEAETAGEKK; encoded by the coding sequence ATGCATATCCTGTTTGCGGACGCATGCGTAAGAGAAGAGTCGAGAACGAGGCGGCTTGCGCTGCACCTTATAAAACAGCTCGGGGGGAGCGTAGATCACGTAAGGCTTGCGGACGAAAGCATCGCGCCGCTTGACGAAAAAAGGCTTAGGGAGCGTGAGAACGCTCTTTTAAGGAAAGACTTCGGGCATTGTGTATTGAAATATGCCGTCGAATTTGCGGCGGCGGATGTGATCGTTATGGCAGCGCCGTATTGGGATTTGTCGTTTCCCGCGATCATGAAAACGTATATCGAGAACATCTGCGCGGCGGGCGTTACGTTCGATTACGAAGATGACGGAGCTTTGCGCGGGCTATGCCGCGCAAGGCGGCTCGTATACGTTACGACTGCGGGAGGCAGAGGGCTTCCCGATGCGTTCGGCTTCGGATATATAGACGCGCTTTGCAGATCGTATTTCGGAATAAACGAGACTAAGTGCATATGCGCCGAGGGGCTTGATATAACGGGTGCGAACATCGATGCGATACTTGAGACGGCGAAGGCGGATATCGACGAATACGTAAAGATTTTTGAGGCTGAGACGGCGGGTGAGAAAAAGTGA
- a CDS encoding ABC transporter substrate-binding protein, with protein sequence MKKLIALLCVLAMAFGLAACSSSNNGNSEDTSAETSSETTAEATGTVNTKDVITVGFVQLVDMADAQQMHDSFLKTIDDAGLSDKIIVDFQSASGDTGTMSTIIQGFVDNQYDVVVPMLTPPTQAAVSICGGETPIIFMSVVDPVYSKIMPDLNTVDPAILATGTSNTIPADLIISTANDITPIEEGKKIVIMYNTSQNNAECTMNAAKAFCEENGFPYEVIGYADVTDAITQAQSIDPAETAYVYVTLDSIIASNFNQLGQTLTDAGIPVYGAADAMTTGGAFCSYGVDYGTVGEMTAEMVIEWYNGTPLESMPCRQYSDFTLVINEGVMNALNITLPESYAEVATYVTTN encoded by the coding sequence ATGAAAAAACTTATTGCATTGCTCTGCGTTTTGGCAATGGCTTTCGGTTTGGCCGCTTGTTCTTCATCGAACAACGGTAATTCGGAAGATACCTCTGCTGAAACATCGAGCGAAACCACCGCTGAAGCTACAGGCACCGTCAATACAAAAGACGTTATTACAGTAGGCTTTGTACAGCTTGTTGATATGGCTGACGCGCAGCAGATGCACGACTCTTTCTTAAAGACGATCGACGACGCCGGTCTTTCCGACAAGATAATCGTTGATTTCCAGAGCGCATCGGGCGATACCGGTACGATGAGCACCATAATCCAGGGCTTCGTTGACAATCAGTATGACGTAGTAGTACCTATGCTTACTCCGCCTACTCAGGCAGCCGTAAGTATCTGCGGCGGCGAGACTCCGATAATCTTCATGTCGGTAGTTGATCCCGTTTACTCAAAGATAATGCCCGATCTTAACACCGTTGATCCGGCTATCCTTGCGACCGGTACGTCGAATACCATCCCCGCTGACCTTATAATCAGCACTGCAAACGACATCACCCCCATAGAAGAGGGCAAGAAGATAGTTATAATGTACAATACTTCCCAGAACAATGCAGAGTGCACGATGAACGCCGCAAAGGCTTTCTGTGAAGAAAACGGCTTCCCGTATGAGGTTATCGGCTATGCGGACGTTACCGACGCTATTACCCAGGCACAGTCGATTGATCCCGCAGAGACCGCATATGTATACGTAACGCTCGACTCGATAATCGCGTCGAACTTCAATCAGTTAGGTCAGACTCTTACCGACGCAGGTATTCCCGTTTACGGCGCGGCTGACGCTATGACGACGGGCGGCGCATTCTGCTCGTACGGCGTTGATTACGGCACCGTAGGCGAAATGACCGCAGAGATGGTCATAGAGTGGTATAACGGCACTCCGCTTGAGAGTATGCCCTGCCGCCAGTACAGCGACTTTACTCTCGTTATCAACGAGGGCGTTATGAACGCTTTGAATATTACTCTGCCGGAGTCTTATGCTGAAGTTGCAACTTACGTAACTACCAACTAA
- a CDS encoding cupin domain-containing protein translates to MKKNTYSGLAAINMSPEVSRKLIAYQSGENGYTINFMQAKKGASAPPHSHPHLQAVYILSGSGVFFCGGEEIPMESGDILQIGPNVAHTWKEVFEETKWLEFFTPEREDFKPE, encoded by the coding sequence ATGAAAAAAAACACCTATAGCGGTCTTGCCGCAATAAACATGTCCCCCGAAGTAAGCCGTAAGCTTATTGCTTACCAGTCGGGAGAAAACGGCTATACTATAAACTTCATGCAGGCAAAAAAAGGCGCGTCGGCTCCGCCGCACAGCCATCCGCATCTTCAGGCGGTATATATTTTGAGCGGAAGCGGCGTTTTCTTTTGCGGAGGCGAAGAAATACCTATGGAAAGCGGTGACATACTGCAGATAGGGCCGAATGTCGCGCATACGTGGAAAGAAGTCTTTGAGGAAACGAAATGGCTTGAATTCTTCACTCCCGAAAGAGAAGATTTTAAACCGGAATAA
- a CDS encoding flavodoxin family protein: MRCFVLFGSPHKNGNTVRLLNDFLKKERISEYDIVFAYDISLSPCTDCGGCRKDGSCVKTDFNIVKSIYEKIVSADIFVLASPVYFNSAPAPLKCAIDRMQPFYIKKFVLGDRTKKKPRGVLILSGGEKEREGKREMLKEQFKYVFDVFGFEISEYIYAAGADAEE; encoded by the coding sequence ATGAGATGTTTTGTACTATTCGGATCGCCGCACAAAAACGGAAATACGGTGCGACTTTTGAACGATTTTCTTAAAAAAGAACGCATAAGCGAATACGATATTGTTTTCGCATACGATATCTCTTTGTCGCCGTGTACGGACTGCGGCGGATGCAGAAAAGACGGATCCTGCGTTAAAACGGATTTTAATATTGTAAAAAGCATATATGAAAAAATCGTTTCAGCTGACATATTTGTTTTGGCCTCGCCGGTATATTTCAACTCTGCACCTGCGCCGCTCAAATGCGCAATAGACAGAATGCAGCCGTTTTATATAAAAAAATTCGTGCTTGGCGATAGGACGAAAAAAAAGCCGCGCGGCGTGCTTATCCTCAGCGGCGGAGAAAAGGAGCGCGAAGGCAAAAGGGAGATGCTTAAAGAACAGTTCAAATATGTGTTCGATGTATTCGGATTTGAAATATCGGAGTATATTTACGCCGCGGGCGCCGACGCGGAAGAATAA
- a CDS encoding MmcQ/YjbR family DNA-binding protein, producing the protein MSTENDNAYNTSVENEVFNKRRADFDKLVSYGFTKDGDVYTYSTDIMDGEFRADVFVDIEGNITGRVFDLALNEEYLPIRAPLHTGAFVGAVRLAYADALERIADACFEKKPFISEQANRITGLIYEKYAESPDYPFKTAEDYGVFRCPENRKWYALIMTVEKNKLKKDGGDDGGETVEIMNVKTDPAMSSELLNTEGIYPAYHMNHKSWVSVLLDGTLSDERIMTLVDISRQFAMSAKNKRRISEGTANWIIPANPRFYDVDSAFESSREIIWKQGKGIQKGDVVYMYVGAPACAVRYKCVVTKTQIPYEYSDKNVKMRYVMKIKLLKKYPPDKFSFRWLKSIGINTVRGPRGTTDKFLEAIEKL; encoded by the coding sequence GTGAGTACGGAAAACGACAACGCTTATAATACGAGCGTTGAGAACGAAGTCTTTAATAAGCGGCGGGCCGATTTTGATAAGCTTGTTTCATACGGCTTTACGAAGGATGGGGACGTATATACTTACAGCACGGATATAATGGACGGCGAGTTCCGCGCCGATGTTTTCGTAGATATTGAGGGCAATATAACGGGCAGAGTATTTGACTTGGCTCTTAATGAAGAATATCTGCCCATTCGCGCGCCGCTTCATACGGGAGCGTTCGTCGGAGCGGTGCGTCTGGCTTACGCAGATGCGCTTGAAAGGATAGCCGACGCGTGTTTTGAAAAAAAGCCGTTTATATCCGAGCAGGCTAACCGAATTACGGGACTTATATATGAAAAGTACGCGGAAAGTCCCGATTATCCATTCAAGACGGCAGAGGATTACGGCGTATTTCGCTGTCCCGAGAACCGCAAATGGTATGCGCTTATAATGACAGTGGAAAAGAATAAGCTGAAAAAAGACGGCGGGGACGACGGCGGCGAAACGGTGGAAATAATGAATGTAAAGACAGACCCAGCCATGAGCAGTGAGCTTCTGAACACGGAGGGCATATATCCGGCATATCATATGAACCACAAAAGCTGGGTAAGCGTATTGCTCGACGGAACGCTTTCGGACGAGCGGATCATGACGCTCGTTGATATAAGCAGACAGTTTGCCATGAGCGCGAAGAACAAGCGCCGCATATCGGAAGGGACGGCAAATTGGATAATCCCCGCAAATCCGCGTTTTTATGATGTAGACTCCGCATTTGAGTCAAGCCGGGAGATAATATGGAAACAGGGGAAGGGCATACAGAAAGGCGACGTCGTATATATGTACGTCGGAGCGCCCGCTTGTGCAGTAAGATACAAATGCGTCGTGACAAAGACGCAGATACCGTATGAGTACAGCGACAAGAACGTAAAAATGAGATACGTGATGAAAATAAAGCTTCTTAAAAAGTACCCGCCCGATAAATTCAGCTTCCGATGGCTTAAAAGCATCGGGATAAACACGGTAAGAGGGCCGAGGGGTACGACCGACAAGTTTTTGGAGGCAATAGAAAAGCTTTGA
- a CDS encoding ABC transporter permease: MLNQLLGAIELGLVYGLMVLGVYITFRILKIPDLTVDGSITLGMAVCAMITNAGHPFLALIISVLAGAAAGSVTAFFQTKCKIAPILAGIMTMSGLYSINLLIMNNGSPNISILGSQTLFTLFQGATALSKHTSIISVAVVICAIVVMLVEFFFSTPTGLSICATGDNEDMVRATSISTDKMKWIALAIANACVSLSGAMYTQYMGYADVTAGSGTIVVGFASVIIGETICIKKNIRIGFISAIAGSVAYRIIIAVAIKTNLFPTYFLKLISVVIIVIALSIRPIRESIAASNSKARRVKKSAQNQ; this comes from the coding sequence ATGTTAAATCAGCTGCTGGGCGCGATTGAGCTTGGTCTTGTTTACGGGCTTATGGTGCTGGGCGTTTACATAACCTTCAGAATACTGAAAATACCCGATCTTACCGTTGACGGCAGCATAACGCTGGGCATGGCGGTATGCGCTATGATAACGAATGCGGGGCATCCGTTTCTGGCGCTGATAATATCCGTTCTTGCCGGAGCAGCAGCCGGTTCAGTGACGGCGTTTTTTCAGACGAAATGTAAGATCGCGCCAATTCTTGCCGGTATCATGACGATGTCGGGATTGTATTCGATAAATCTGCTCATAATGAATAACGGAAGTCCGAATATTTCGATATTGGGCTCGCAGACGCTGTTTACGCTTTTTCAGGGCGCGACCGCCCTTTCAAAGCATACCTCGATAATATCGGTAGCCGTCGTTATCTGCGCCATAGTAGTTATGCTCGTTGAGTTTTTCTTCTCAACGCCGACGGGACTTTCCATCTGCGCTACGGGCGACAACGAGGATATGGTGCGCGCGACGTCCATATCCACCGACAAAATGAAATGGATAGCTCTTGCTATCGCAAACGCCTGCGTTTCGCTTTCGGGCGCCATGTACACTCAGTATATGGGCTATGCCGACGTTACAGCAGGCAGCGGCACGATAGTCGTGGGATTTGCGTCTGTTATAATAGGCGAAACGATATGCATTAAGAAGAACATAAGGATAGGCTTTATATCTGCGATAGCGGGCAGCGTGGCGTACCGTATAATCATCGCCGTCGCCATAAAAACAAATCTGTTCCCGACGTATTTCTTAAAGCTTATCTCCGTTGTAATAATCGTCATAGCGCTGAGCATCAGGCCTATACGTGAGTCGATAGCCGCAAGCAACAGCAAGGCAAGGAGAGTGAAGAAAAGTGCTCAAAATCAATAA
- a CDS encoding SDR family oxidoreductase, whose translation MGNITWNFKGKVVVITGSATGIGRGTALQFAKAGADIALCDFNFDEVSKTAEKCQALSSGKVKAYKMNVTNVDEIAAAKEAILKDFGTVDILFSNAGIASKVMGPPLENIPDSDWESTFAVNTLGMVKVCRAFAPIFREKKAGKVILTSSIASWTSTPRTMPYSASKIATVSFAQAFSIEMGAYNVNVNTICPGFVYTNIYSDGTALKYREAIGGPLKQFNDNESVMNYMASAGSSLHRPQTVDDMAYTVMFLSSDEASEITGSVINVDSGFVKRV comes from the coding sequence ATGGGAAACATTACTTGGAATTTTAAAGGCAAGGTAGTTGTTATCACCGGTTCGGCAACCGGTATAGGCCGCGGGACCGCATTGCAGTTTGCAAAGGCCGGCGCAGACATTGCGCTTTGCGACTTCAATTTTGATGAAGTATCTAAAACTGCCGAGAAGTGCCAGGCTCTGTCGTCCGGCAAGGTCAAGGCGTACAAGATGAACGTTACGAACGTTGACGAGATCGCCGCCGCTAAGGAAGCCATCTTAAAGGACTTCGGCACCGTTGACATTCTCTTCTCAAACGCAGGCATAGCGTCCAAGGTAATGGGCCCGCCGCTTGAAAACATACCGGATTCCGACTGGGAGTCTACGTTCGCCGTTAATACTCTCGGTATGGTAAAGGTTTGCCGCGCGTTCGCGCCGATATTCAGAGAGAAGAAGGCCGGCAAGGTAATACTTACGTCCTCGATAGCATCCTGGACCTCGACTCCGCGCACCATGCCTTACAGCGCATCGAAGATCGCTACGGTAAGCTTCGCACAGGCATTCTCCATCGAGATGGGCGCATACAACGTAAACGTAAATACGATATGCCCCGGCTTCGTATATACCAACATCTATTCCGACGGTACGGCTCTCAAGTACAGAGAAGCTATCGGCGGTCCCTTAAAGCAGTTCAACGACAACGAATCCGTAATGAACTACATGGCTTCGGCAGGCAGCTCGCTGCACCGTCCGCAGACGGTAGACGATATGGCGTACACCGTTATGTTCCTGTCGTCCGATGAGGCAAGCGAGATCACCGGCAGCGTTATCAACGTTGACTCCGGCTTCGTTAAGAGAGTTTAA
- a CDS encoding ATP-binding cassette domain-containing protein has translation MLKINNLYKTFERGTVNEKAALKGLSLELRPDDFATIIGSNGAGKTTLFNAIAGVFISDEGEIYIDGEDMTFKPETYRARVVGRIFQNPLMGTAPSLTIEQNLAIAYSSSKKGFLRPAISKKDREVFRETLSRLNMGLEDRMKTSMGLLSGGQRQAVTLLMAVIVTPKILLLDEHTAALDPLTAEKVLEITKEVVKEKHITTLMITHNIASALHLGNRTLMMDDGNIVLDLTGEERDNLTVEGLLEKYRQVKGQILDNDRMLLSE, from the coding sequence GTGCTCAAAATCAATAATCTTTACAAGACCTTCGAACGCGGCACGGTAAACGAAAAGGCCGCGCTGAAAGGGCTCTCGCTTGAGCTTCGTCCCGACGATTTCGCAACGATAATCGGCTCGAACGGAGCGGGAAAAACAACTCTTTTCAACGCCATTGCCGGAGTCTTTATAAGCGACGAAGGAGAAATATATATAGACGGCGAGGATATGACGTTCAAGCCCGAGACTTACCGCGCGCGCGTCGTGGGGCGCATATTCCAAAATCCGCTTATGGGCACCGCGCCGAGCCTTACGATAGAGCAGAATCTTGCGATCGCTTATTCCTCAAGCAAAAAAGGTTTTTTACGCCCTGCAATATCGAAAAAAGACCGCGAAGTTTTTCGTGAGACGCTTTCGCGCCTAAACATGGGCCTTGAAGACCGCATGAAAACGAGCATGGGACTGCTTTCCGGCGGACAGCGTCAGGCGGTCACGCTTCTTATGGCCGTTATCGTTACGCCGAAGATACTGCTGCTTGACGAGCATACGGCGGCGCTCGACCCGCTTACTGCCGAAAAGGTGCTTGAGATAACTAAAGAAGTCGTTAAAGAGAAGCATATAACTACGCTGATGATAACGCATAACATTGCATCCGCTCTTCATCTCGGCAACAGGACGCTTATGATGGACGACGGCAATATCGTGCTCGACCTTACAGGCGAGGAACGCGATAATCTGACCGTTGAAGGACTTTTGGAAAAGTACAGGCAGGTCAAGGGTCAGATACTCGACAACGACCGCATGCTCCTTTCGGAGTAG
- the fusA gene encoding elongation factor G, with protein MKQYPVEKLRNVAVLGHGGDGKSSLIEHILFHTKAIDRLGKIADGNTTSDFDPEEIKRTISISTSILPVEHDGYKINFLDTPGYFDFVGEVEEGVRVSDAALIVLSAKSGVEVGTRKAYKLAVKNNLPTMFIINKMDEENADFYASLDSLRENFGVKVCPISIPIIENEKFVGVVDCIRLKARRFEGGKVIDIDIPDFMQERIEPVRNMLMESVAESSDELMEKFFDGEEFTADEIDNALKNGVKDASILPVLCSSAVTGGGIPSLLANIKSYFPSPAEGKAEIALNMKDEEVEVPAVASDPASALVFKTVADPFVGKLSYFKVMSGSVKANSELYNTRAGASEKIGRIFFVRGKKQVETTEVGLGDIGAVTKLGKTVTGDTLCASSRQIKFKGINFPKPSLSLAIVPKAKGDEEKIASGLTRLSEEDSTFSTYNNPETRQLVISGVGDVQLDVIISKLKSKFGVEAELIEPRVAYRETIRKSAEAEGKHKKQSGGAGQFGVVQIRFEPITDGSSDFEFVNAIVGGVVPKEFIPAVEKGLRESMQHGVLAGYPMVGVKATLFDGKYHPVDSKEVAFKSAARLSYKAACAQASPVLLEPIGKVEVHIPDDYMGDVIGDMNKRRGQILGMDKDADGMSVVSAYVPMSEMHTYAIDLRSMTRGQGDFTIEFDRYEQVPDSAAQKIIADAKFEDEEE; from the coding sequence ATGAAACAATACCCGGTCGAAAAGCTTAGAAACGTAGCCGTTTTGGGACACGGCGGCGACGGAAAGTCGTCACTTATCGAACATATCCTTTTTCATACGAAGGCGATAGACAGACTGGGAAAGATTGCCGACGGCAACACGACTTCAGACTTTGACCCCGAGGAAATAAAGAGAACTATTTCAATATCGACCTCGATACTTCCCGTTGAGCATGACGGATATAAAATAAATTTTCTTGACACTCCCGGCTATTTTGACTTTGTAGGCGAAGTTGAAGAGGGCGTTCGCGTATCCGATGCCGCTCTTATCGTGCTCAGCGCAAAATCCGGCGTTGAAGTCGGCACCCGCAAGGCGTACAAGCTCGCCGTTAAAAATAATCTGCCCACTATGTTCATCATAAACAAAATGGACGAGGAAAACGCAGACTTCTACGCTTCGCTTGACAGTCTCAGAGAAAACTTCGGCGTTAAAGTATGCCCCATATCCATTCCGATAATAGAGAACGAAAAGTTCGTCGGCGTCGTTGACTGCATTCGCTTAAAGGCAAGACGTTTCGAGGGCGGCAAAGTCATCGACATAGATATCCCCGATTTCATGCAGGAGCGCATCGAGCCCGTACGCAATATGCTCATGGAGTCCGTTGCCGAATCGAGCGACGAACTTATGGAAAAATTCTTCGACGGCGAAGAGTTTACCGCAGATGAAATAGACAATGCTTTAAAGAACGGCGTAAAAGACGCTTCCATACTTCCCGTGCTCTGCTCTTCCGCAGTGACCGGTGGCGGTATCCCCAGTCTCCTTGCAAACATAAAGAGTTACTTCCCCTCCCCCGCAGAGGGCAAGGCGGAAATCGCTCTCAATATGAAGGACGAAGAAGTAGAAGTGCCCGCCGTAGCATCCGACCCGGCAAGCGCGCTCGTTTTCAAGACGGTTGCCGACCCGTTCGTAGGCAAGCTTTCCTACTTCAAGGTAATGAGCGGCTCTGTAAAGGCAAACTCCGAGCTTTATAATACGAGAGCCGGCGCAAGCGAAAAGATAGGCCGCATATTCTTTGTACGCGGCAAAAAGCAGGTAGAGACTACCGAGGTAGGCTTAGGCGACATCGGCGCCGTTACGAAGCTCGGTAAGACGGTGACCGGCGATACGCTCTGCGCTTCGTCGCGCCAGATAAAGTTCAAGGGCATCAACTTCCCGAAGCCGTCGCTTTCGCTTGCGATCGTTCCCAAGGCAAAGGGCGACGAGGAAAAGATAGCGTCCGGTCTTACAAGACTTTCGGAAGAAGATTCCACCTTCTCAACGTACAACAACCCCGAAACGCGCCAGCTCGTTATCTCCGGCGTCGGCGACGTTCAGCTTGACGTTATCATATCCAAGTTAAAGAGCAAATTCGGCGTTGAGGCCGAGCTTATAGAGCCCAGAGTTGCGTACCGCGAAACCATCCGCAAGTCCGCAGAAGCTGAAGGCAAACATAAGAAGCAGTCGGGCGGCGCAGGCCAGTTCGGCGTAGTTCAGATACGCTTTGAGCCTATCACCGACGGTTCGTCTGATTTCGAGTTTGTAAACGCCATAGTCGGCGGCGTTGTTCCGAAGGAATTTATCCCCGCTGTTGAAAAGGGTCTGCGCGAGAGCATGCAGCACGGCGTTCTTGCCGGATATCCGATGGTAGGCGTAAAGGCTACTCTGTTCGACGGTAAGTACCACCCCGTTGACAGTAAGGAAGTTGCATTCAAGTCAGCTGCAAGGCTTTCGTACAAGGCAGCCTGCGCACAGGCAAGCCCCGTGCTCTTAGAGCCCATAGGCAAGGTCGAGGTACATATCCCCGACGATTATATGGGCGACGTTATCGGCGACATGAACAAGCGCCGCGGCCAGATACTCGGCATGGATAAGGATGCCGACGGCATGAGCGTTGTAAGCGCGTATGTTCCAATGAGCGAGATGCACACTTACGCTATAGACCTTCGTTCTATGACTCGCGGCCAGGGCGACTTTACCATCGAATTCGACCGCTATGAGCAGGTTCCGGATTCGGCAGCTCAGAAGATAATCGCAGATGCAAAATTCGAGGACGAAGAAGAATAA
- a CDS encoding FAD:protein FMN transferase, whose product MKRALSFILVIFTMLLFFSGCSGTKADEKEFRREFYSMDTVVVIRILDTSGISDEEGEAILDAAEGAFEAVAARVTRFPKTDSEKAESEIWAINENAGVAPVHVSDEVWYLITTALHYGEITGGRLNIVMGAMSDLWGFSTQDYRVPSDEEIEETLDICRLSDVVINEAEHTVYLKKAGMKMDLGAVSKGYATDVMVSVLESMGVKSAIIDAGGNIGALGAKPDGSKWVVGIQHPRNTSDIAGKVSVSSQYVVSSGDYQRYFEENGVRYCHIFDPDTGCPINGASASAIVCNDGMTADILSTSFIIMGGDDALRFTQENPEFSDICWLLMYEDEDGGIYFEESETMKELFEENQ is encoded by the coding sequence ATGAAGCGTGCTTTAAGTTTTATTCTGGTCATTTTTACGATGCTTTTGTTTTTTTCGGGATGCTCAGGTACCAAGGCGGACGAAAAGGAGTTTCGGCGCGAATTCTACTCAATGGATACAGTAGTCGTGATAAGAATACTCGATACGAGCGGCATATCCGACGAGGAGGGAGAGGCTATACTCGATGCTGCGGAAGGCGCATTTGAAGCCGTCGCCGCCCGTGTTACGCGCTTTCCGAAAACGGACTCCGAGAAGGCCGAAAGCGAAATCTGGGCGATAAATGAAAACGCGGGAGTCGCGCCCGTTCACGTTTCGGATGAGGTATGGTATCTTATAACGACGGCGCTTCATTACGGAGAGATCACAGGCGGCAGGTTGAATATAGTAATGGGAGCAATGTCTGATCTGTGGGGCTTTTCCACGCAGGATTATCGCGTTCCGTCCGATGAGGAGATAGAAGAAACTCTCGATATTTGCCGCCTTTCCGATGTTGTAATAAACGAAGCGGAGCATACCGTATACTTAAAAAAAGCCGGTATGAAAATGGACCTCGGCGCCGTATCAAAGGGATATGCGACAGACGTTATGGTTTCGGTTCTTGAGAGCATGGGAGTCAAGTCCGCGATAATAGACGCGGGCGGCAACATAGGCGCGCTGGGCGCTAAGCCCGACGGATCGAAATGGGTAGTAGGCATACAGCATCCTCGAAATACATCCGACATAGCGGGAAAAGTATCCGTAAGCTCGCAATACGTAGTATCCTCGGGCGATTATCAGCGTTATTTTGAAGAGAACGGCGTAAGATACTGTCATATATTCGATCCCGATACGGGATGCCCGATAAACGGCGCGTCAGCGTCAGCCATTGTATGCAATGATGGCATGACAGCAGATATTTTGTCAACTTCATTCATAATAATGGGCGGGGACGATGCTTTAAGATTTACACAGGAGAATCCCGAATTTTCCGACATTTGCTGGCTTCTCATGTACGAGGATGAGGACGGCGGCATATATTTTGAGGAAAGCGAAACGATGAAGGAGTTATTCGAGGAGAATCAATAA